A region from the Bacteroidota bacterium genome encodes:
- a CDS encoding ATP-binding protein: MLRRKAEKYLIELIGYFPAVAIVGPRQVGKTTLAKLLIKKIKKPFVYLDLELSSDYNKLKDPQLFLEQYVDKCVIIDEVQRMPELFPLLRALIDKNRVPARFLLLGSASPDLIRDSSESLAGRIGYIELTPLNITEIKNKANSNLLWLRGGFPDALLAPTASLWQKWVSNFVKTYIERDLPMLGMPASPILTQRLWAMLSHLHGQELNYSNLAKSLEISVTSVKTYIDFLEQAFLIRRLQPYSMNTKKRLVKSPKLYIRDSGLLHYQNAIYSYDDLYNNILIGNSWEGYVIEQVYQLLADDFKLFFYRTSDGSELDIVFVKANTVVATAEIKHTSTPTLSRGNTISINDLKAKNNFIITKESEDYFLKENVRVCSLRTFLEKYLEKI, translated from the coding sequence ATGCTAAGGCGAAAAGCGGAAAAATATTTAATAGAACTTATAGGGTACTTCCCCGCAGTAGCTATTGTTGGGCCAAGGCAGGTGGGTAAAACAACATTGGCAAAATTGCTCATTAAAAAAATAAAAAAGCCATTCGTATACCTGGATTTGGAGTTGAGTTCGGATTACAACAAACTTAAGGACCCTCAATTGTTTTTGGAGCAGTATGTGGATAAATGTGTGATTATTGACGAGGTGCAGCGCATGCCGGAGTTATTCCCATTATTACGTGCATTAATTGATAAGAACAGGGTCCCGGCCAGATTTTTGTTATTAGGTTCGGCTTCTCCGGATTTAATTCGCGATAGTTCGGAATCACTTGCGGGACGGATTGGGTATATTGAATTAACTCCTTTGAACATAACAGAAATAAAAAATAAAGCGAATTCAAATTTGTTGTGGTTAAGGGGAGGCTTTCCCGATGCTCTTCTTGCTCCTACGGCAAGTTTGTGGCAAAAGTGGGTCAGTAATTTCGTTAAAACATATATTGAAAGGGATCTTCCTATGTTGGGAATGCCTGCATCACCTATACTAACACAGCGTTTGTGGGCAATGCTTTCACATCTGCATGGCCAGGAATTAAATTATTCAAATTTGGCCAAATCCCTTGAAATTTCAGTTACAAGTGTAAAAACTTACATTGATTTTTTGGAGCAGGCCTTTCTTATCAGGCGATTGCAACCCTATAGTATGAATACAAAAAAGCGATTGGTGAAATCTCCCAAGCTTTATATTCGCGACAGTGGTTTGCTGCATTATCAAAATGCAATTTATTCGTATGATGATCTCTATAATAACATACTAATAGGCAATTCATGGGAAGGTTATGTTATTGAACAAGTGTATCAGCTTTTGGCAGATGATTTTAAATTATTTTTCTATCGTACAAGTGATGGGAGCGAATTGGATATTGTGTTTGTTAAAGCGAATACCGTAGTTGCAACAGCCGAAATTAAGCATACGTCAACGCCAACATTATCCCGAGGCAATACAATTTCAATTAATGATTTGAAAGCGAAAAATAATTTTATAATTACAAAGGAAAGTGAGGATTATTTTCTCAAAGAAAATGTCAGGGTGTGCTCACTAAGAACTTTTTTGGAGAAGTACCTGGAAAAGATCTGA
- a CDS encoding XRE family transcriptional regulator gives MLIMKKIEIVVERTRTGYSAFAKKYAVATTGKSLSELKKNIVEALNLNFVEKGKKITEKNLKITLDLPQFFEFYKVINAKALSERIGMNQSLLAQYIKGNKTPSSTQIGRILSGIQQVGRELAEIRLLL, from the coding sequence ATACTGATTATGAAGAAAATTGAAATAGTTGTTGAACGCACGAGAACAGGATATTCGGCGTTTGCGAAAAAGTACGCTGTTGCGACTACAGGAAAAAGTTTGTCGGAACTTAAGAAAAATATTGTTGAGGCCTTAAATCTTAACTTTGTAGAAAAGGGTAAAAAAATTACTGAAAAGAATTTAAAAATAACCCTGGATTTGCCTCAGTTTTTTGAGTTTTATAAGGTAATTAATGCTAAGGCACTTTCAGAACGCATAGGTATGAACCAAAGTCTTTTGGCGCAATACATCAAGGGCAATAAAACGCCTTCCTCTACTCAAATAGGACGAATTTTAAGCGGTATTCAACAAGTAGGAAGGGAGCTTGCAGAAATTCGACTTCTATTGTAA
- a CDS encoding class I SAM-dependent methyltransferase, whose amino-acid sequence MHYDPIKRTLGNVFNRSPFLRKVFYNLLDLLLLRAWHIHKEIKVWLRTAPGNVSVLDAGAGYGQYSYYLSTINANWKILAIDVKQEQVEDCNNFFRQIGRLNVKFEMADLTKFRQENTCDLVLSVDVMEHILEDVLVFQNIYASLKQGGMLLISTPSDQGGSDVQGDGEASFIEEHVRDGYNIKEIEDKLRSVGFSKVEVRYSYGTPGKISWRLSMKYPILMLGTSKLFFIILPFYYAVTYPVAFVLNFMDTVFKHKTGTGLIVKAWK is encoded by the coding sequence ATGCATTACGACCCTATAAAACGTACACTTGGCAACGTATTTAACCGTTCACCTTTTCTGCGTAAAGTATTTTACAACCTGCTCGACCTATTACTGCTGCGTGCCTGGCACATTCACAAAGAGATCAAAGTCTGGCTGAGAACAGCTCCGGGAAATGTATCGGTTTTAGATGCGGGCGCGGGTTATGGACAGTATTCGTATTACTTATCGACCATCAACGCCAATTGGAAAATACTTGCGATAGACGTGAAGCAGGAACAGGTGGAGGATTGTAATAATTTTTTCAGGCAGATCGGTCGGTTAAACGTAAAATTTGAAATGGCCGATCTCACAAAGTTCAGGCAGGAAAATACCTGCGATCTGGTTTTGTCGGTTGATGTGATGGAACATATACTGGAGGATGTGCTGGTTTTTCAGAACATTTATGCGTCATTGAAACAGGGCGGAATGTTACTTATTTCTACACCTTCCGATCAGGGCGGGTCAGATGTTCAGGGCGATGGAGAAGCCTCATTTATTGAAGAGCATGTGCGGGATGGCTATAACATTAAAGAAATTGAGGATAAATTGAGGTCTGTCGGTTTTTCAAAGGTGGAGGTACGCTATTCTTATGGCACACCGGGAAAAATATCATGGCGTTTATCCATGAAATACCCGATTTTAATGCTGGGAACAAGCAAATTGTTTTTTATTATTCTTCCGTTTTACTATGCAGTAACCTATCCTGTGGCTTTTGTGCTGAATTTCATGGATACTGTTTTTAAGCACAAAACAGGTACCGGTCTTATTGTAAAGGCCTGGAAATAG
- the rbfA gene encoding 30S ribosome-binding factor RbfA: protein MDSTRQLKVARLIQKEVADIFLREGKNYFGSALITVTGVRISPDMSFAKIYLSLYGTKDRNALLTLIKENVPEIRKKLGQRIGKQVRIIPEINFYIDDSMDYAARINELLNK from the coding sequence ATGGATTCAACCCGTCAACTAAAGGTAGCTCGCCTTATACAAAAGGAAGTAGCTGATATTTTTCTGCGTGAAGGCAAAAATTATTTTGGCAGTGCATTGATCACTGTTACGGGAGTGCGTATAAGTCCGGATATGTCGTTTGCGAAGATATACCTGAGTTTATATGGTACTAAGGACCGGAATGCTTTATTGACTTTAATAAAAGAAAATGTTCCCGAAATAAGAAAGAAATTGGGTCAGCGCATAGGAAAACAAGTACGGATAATTCCTGAAATTAATTTTTATATTGACGATTCGATGGATTATGCCGCACGAATAAATGAGTTGCTGAATAAATAG
- a CDS encoding ABC transporter ATP-binding protein codes for MKKLFGVLKYVKGYWNYAILNIAFNILSVIFSVFSIIMLFPFLQILFSDNNEKLNEVINKGEPTLHLSTDAVINKVNYILAKGVVDHGKMQVLVWICAFIVVTILLKNITRYFAMFFLSPIRTGVIRDMRNKVFEKTMELPLSYYSDERKGDIMSRMTADMQEIEWSIMQSLEMIFREPLNIILFLVMMIAMSPSLTLIAFITLPVTALLIVWIGKSLKKSATKGKEKMGTLLSIMEETLGGLRIIKGFNAESQVAGKFLSENRQYTNLTNRVNRQVDLASPLSEFLGISVFVIILYFGGAMVLNEKSMEGAVFITYLAMFSQLITPAKSFTNAYYNVQKGLASAERVNKIINAEVTIKNTNNPKPIRNFEKEIEFKNVSFAYTCGDNGWALRNINLKIEKGKTIALVGQSGSGKTTLADMLPRFYDATEGNVLIDGCAIKEVNIADLRKLMGIVTQESILFNDTVFNNIALGLAHAKEEDVIAAAKVANAHEFIMQMPQGYQTNIGDRGGKMSGGQRQRLSIARAVLKNPPILILDEATSALDTESERLVQDALNKLMKNRTSVVIAHRLSTIQHADEIIVLQKGELVERGSHIQLLLQNGVYKRLYDLQAFV; via the coding sequence ATGAAGAAGTTATTCGGGGTGTTAAAATATGTGAAGGGCTATTGGAATTATGCAATTCTAAATATTGCATTCAATATTCTTTCTGTTATTTTTTCGGTTTTCTCCATTATTATGCTGTTCCCTTTTTTGCAGATCCTTTTTTCTGATAACAATGAAAAGTTAAACGAGGTCATCAACAAAGGAGAACCAACCCTTCACCTTTCCACCGATGCCGTTATTAACAAGGTAAATTACATCCTGGCCAAAGGAGTTGTTGATCACGGAAAAATGCAGGTGTTGGTATGGATATGCGCCTTTATAGTAGTCACCATTTTATTGAAAAACATTACACGATACTTTGCCATGTTCTTTCTTTCGCCGATACGGACGGGGGTTATACGCGACATGCGTAATAAAGTGTTTGAGAAAACCATGGAATTGCCTCTCTCCTATTATTCCGATGAACGCAAGGGTGATATTATGTCGCGCATGACGGCCGACATGCAGGAAATTGAATGGAGCATCATGCAATCGCTGGAGATGATATTCCGTGAGCCGCTTAACATTATCCTGTTTCTTGTAATGATGATCGCGATGAGCCCAAGCCTTACATTAATAGCGTTTATAACACTTCCCGTAACCGCCCTGCTGATCGTGTGGATCGGGAAAAGCCTGAAAAAATCGGCGACAAAAGGAAAAGAAAAAATGGGAACGCTGCTTTCCATAATGGAAGAAACACTGGGCGGACTCCGCATCATTAAAGGATTTAACGCGGAAAGTCAGGTAGCCGGTAAATTTCTTTCCGAGAACAGGCAATACACCAACCTTACCAACCGTGTAAACCGCCAGGTTGACCTGGCATCACCATTAAGCGAGTTCCTGGGAATCTCTGTATTTGTGATCATATTATATTTCGGCGGGGCAATGGTATTGAATGAAAAAAGTATGGAAGGAGCGGTATTTATTACTTATCTCGCTATGTTTTCGCAGCTTATTACCCCGGCAAAATCCTTTACCAACGCTTATTATAATGTACAGAAGGGTCTTGCCTCGGCAGAACGTGTCAATAAAATTATAAATGCCGAAGTGACAATAAAAAACACAAACAACCCAAAACCGATCAGAAATTTTGAGAAAGAAATTGAATTTAAAAATGTTTCTTTCGCTTATACGTGCGGTGATAATGGCTGGGCTTTACGCAACATCAATTTAAAAATTGAAAAAGGAAAAACCATAGCCTTAGTCGGTCAGTCCGGTTCGGGAAAAACAACATTGGCCGATATGTTACCGCGCTTTTACGATGCTACCGAAGGAAATGTATTGATCGATGGCTGTGCCATAAAAGAAGTGAACATAGCCGACCTGCGCAAACTGATGGGAATTGTTACACAGGAATCCATCTTATTCAATGATACCGTGTTCAACAACATCGCATTGGGCCTGGCGCATGCGAAAGAAGAAGATGTGATAGCAGCCGCCAAAGTAGCAAACGCGCATGAGTTCATCATGCAAATGCCGCAGGGTTATCAGACCAATATCGGCGACCGCGGGGGCAAAATGTCGGGCGGACAGCGCCAGCGACTGAGTATTGCCCGGGCAGTTTTAAAAAATCCTCCGATACTTATTTTAGATGAAGCCACCTCTGCGCTTGACACAGAATCGGAACGACTGGTACAGGATGCCCTTAATAAATTAATGAAGAACCGTACATCAGTTGTTATCGCGCACCGTCTTTCAACTATTCAGCATGCGGATGAAATTATTGTACTTCAAAAGGGTGAGCTGGTTGAACGGGGCAGCCACATACAGCTTTTACTCCAAAATGGAGTGTATAAACGATTGTATGATCTGCAGGCGTTTGTGTAA
- a CDS encoding type II toxin-antitoxin system HicA family toxin, producing MKSSELIRTLKKDGWFVIRQAGSHMIMRHPTKSGQIVVPSHGSQEVGKGLQNKILKDAGLE from the coding sequence ATGAAAAGCAGTGAGCTTATCAGAACATTGAAAAAGGATGGTTGGTTTGTAATACGGCAAGCGGGTAGCCATATGATCATGAGGCATCCTACAAAAAGCGGGCAAATTGTGGTGCCGAGTCATGGTAGTCAGGAAGTCGGCAAAGGGTTACAAAATAAGATTCTGAAAGACGCGGGCTTGGAATAA